The Pseudosulfitobacter pseudonitzschiae nucleotide sequence CCGAACCAGTTTTTACTGGTTCTTCAAGGATCGAAAGGCGTTGCTGGACGCTCTTCTTGAAGATTGGGAGGCCAAGAATACTGGCGCCTTTGTCGGCGCATGCGAGGCCTATGCCGAGACAATCACAGAGGCGATCTTAAACCTGATCGTGGTCTTTCACGACGGGGATCTATTCGAGCCGCAACTGGACTTCGCAGTGCGCGGGTGGGCCCGTCAGTCGGATGCTGTAATGGTTCGGGTCAATGCTGCAGATGAACGCCGCCTAGCCGTTATCCGCGCAATGTTCGAGCGATTCGGTTATGCCCCGCATGAAGCGGATGTCAGGGCGCGAACCGTCTACCTGACCCAGATCGGCTATATCTCCATGCAGGTGAACGAAGAGCCGGCAATCCGCATGGCGCGGGTTCCGGGATACGTTCAAACCTTTTCCGGGAAAGCGCCCACCGACAGCGAGCTGGCCCGGTTCCATGCCCGGCTGAAATTCGACCCGATGGAACTGACCGACACCTGACAGCGCCTTTCCGGCCCTGATGTCATCTACGGGTTGACCCACGGCAAACGTGGCGCCCGCGTCGAGAAGCATCGTGTCGATGCTGGATTTCTGGCCTACAAGCTATGGCACGATGCAGTATGGGTCGGAACCTGGCTAATGCGGTTTAGCCTCGCGGCATCTCTCGATGGCGGCAGGCCGAATTGCCGGGCGTACTCGCGACTAAACTGCGAGGGGCTTTCATAGCCCACCCCAAAGGCGACCGAGGTGGTACTGGCTTCTCCCGCAATCAGAAGCGCCCGTGCGTGCAGCAGCCGCACATGCTTCTGGTACTGGAGCGGGGAAAGGGCCGTCACTGCCTTGAAATGACGGTGAAACGCGGACACGCTGAGCGCCGCCATCTCCGCTAATGTCTCGACGCGCATGGGTTCGGCAAAGTTCTTTCTGATCCACTGAATGGCAACATAGATGCGTGCCAAGGCTGTGTCAGGCGTCGCGATGTCCCGCAGCATCCAGCCCATTGGCCCTTGCAGGACGCGAAACAGGATCTCGCGCTCGTAGGCTGGGGCGAGGGCCGCGATCTCGTCGGGGCGCTCCATCAAGCGCAGCATGCGAAGCCAGGTATCCAGCAACTCCGGCGTGACCGGCGCAACCGAGAAACCCGGATCGTAGAGAGCACCCCCGGCAGGTTTGGGCAGATCGGCCAGCAGGTCCGCGACACTTGCAGGCGTCAGCGTCAGGCTGATCGCCAGATAGGGCTTCCCCGTCGAGGACGGATGAATTGAGCCGATTGCGGGCAAGTCGACAGACATGACGAAGTAGGTCGCAGGGTCATAGCGCAAGGTTTGGTCGCCGACCGTCATGGTCTTGGATCCGTTCAGAATAAGGTTCACCATCGGGTCGTAGACCGCGGCAAGCTGGTGATCCGGAATCGCGCCCTGCACCATGGCGACGCGCGGGATACCCGTTTCGGTCCGGCGGTTCTCGGCCCGCGCGGCGAGATATCTGAGTTCTTGAAGCTGCGTTTCCATGAACGCACTTCTGCCACCAGTCCGGCAAGACCTCAACGTGAAAGTAGGAATAGGCAAGTTTTGGGGGGGATCGGGTGAGCAGGTGCATCGCTCGGCGGCTATCTCATTCTCATATGATCGAAGGAACATCGAAATGAGCATCGTTATCATCACCGGCGGAAGTCGCGGCCTCGGGGCCAGCACCGCTATCCAATGTGCCAATCGCGGCATGGGGGTCATCCTGACCTACAACAACAATTCGGACGCCGCCCAAAGGGTCGTCGCGACAATCGAGGCATCGGGCGGCAAGGCTGTCGCCCTGAAGCTCGATGTGGCCGACAGCGCCAGCTTTGCGGATTTCCGCGACGCCGTGTCTGATCGCTTGGCTGAAAAGTGGAAAACCGAAAGGTTCGATGCCCTCGTCAACAACGCGGGATATGGGACCTACGAACCGATGGAGACTGTCACCGAAGAGGCGTTCGACGGCCTGTTCCGGGTTCACCTGAAGGGGCCTTTTTTTCTGACGCAGGTGCTGCTTCCGCTGATGGCTGACGGGGGCCACATCGTGAACCTGACAAGCGCGACCAGCCGCGTGGCCACTGGCGGCGTCGCACCCTATGCCGCGTTCAAGGGCGGGCTGGAGGTGCTGACCCGTTACATGGCCAAGGAGTTCGGGGCGCGCGGCATCCGCGCCAACTCTGTCGCGCCAGGGCCGATCCGCACGGAACTTGGTGGCGGGTTGAACGACGCATTCGAAACCCTGCTTGCCGGACAGACCGCGCTCGGCCGCGTAGGCGAGCCGGACGACGTCGGCTGCATGGTCGCAGGGCTACTTTCGGACGACAATCGCTGGGTCAACGCCCAGAACATCGAAATCGGCGGCGGCTACATCATCTGAGGAGATCTCCATGCTCGACCACATCTTTCTGACTGTCAGCGATACCGCACGCTCAACTTCTTTTTATGAGCGGGTCCTGCCAGTCCTCGGAATCACCGTCCGCCACGATTACGATGGCAGCGAGGGCCCGGCTGGGCATCCCGACCTTAAGGGCTTCGGCGCAGGTGGCAAAGTTTTCTTCTGGCTGCGGCAGGGCTCCCCTGCACCCGGCGCAGTGCATGTCGGCTTTGCCGCCACCTCCGAAGCCATGGTGCGCGCGGCCCACGCCGAGGCGCTCGCTGCAGGGGCGGCTGAAATCCATACTCCTGGCCCACAACTCCACTACGATCCGCGCTACTACGCGGCGCAAGTGCGCGACCCAGACGGCTACAGCCTCGAGTTCGTCTACAAGAGCTGGCAGCATGAGGATTAATGCGATGAAATCCGGGATGCAGGAGACTGCCACCGCATTGATCGCGGCCACCAATGCCTTCGACGTGGATACGGCCCTGGCGCTGTTCGCCATCGATACGATGATCGACGATCCGTCGACAGGCCACAGGTTCGAGGGCCGCGCAGGCGTTCGTGACTACGTTGAACGATTTTTCGTCGGATATCACACTGTAACCCGCATCCTCTCTCTCGAAGAGATGGGCGCGAACCGTGCCCGGCTGCGTGTCGATTTCACGGGGGGTTTCGGCCACGAGATCGGGCACCTCGACCTGACGATCGACGCCGCCGGGCTGATCACGCGCATAGATGCAGACCTCGAATAGACCCTAGGAAACCATAATGACCAACCTCATGATCTACGGAGCCGCCGGCTATACTGGCGCCATGGTGGCAGAGCATGCCGCCTCGTCGGGCCACGGCCTTTTGCTTGCTGGACGTGAAAAAGACCGAATGAGGCTTCAAGCGCTGGCCGAGCGTTACGGTGCGGACATCAGGCTGTTCTCGCTGGACGATCCGGATGCCGTCGCGGCGGGCCTCGATGGCGTTTCAGTGGTGCTGAATGCCGCTGGGCCCTTCGGTAATACGGCCAAGCCCCTTATGTCGGCCGCGATCAGCGCCGGAGTACATTACCTCGATTTTTCGGCCGAACTCGACACATATCGCGAAGCTTTGGCGCTTGATAATACCGCCCGAGAAGCCGATGTCATGCTCCTGCCGGGCAGCGGCGGAAGCGTCGCCATGCTGGGAAGCCTCGCGGGACATGCCGTTGCGCGGGTCACGGCTCCACAGAAGATCAGCATCGCGCTGCATGTAGCAGGATCAATGTCGAGAGGTTCGGCGATCAGTGCAAGTCAGGGCATCGCACCGGCAACATTGCATCTTGTTCAGGGTGAATTTGTCAAACGCAGCCCGGAAGATGTGCGCGAGTTTGATTTCGGCTCCGGGCCGCTGTCATCCTTTCCGGTGACGCTGCCCGACCTGCTGACCATCCACCATGCGACCAGCGTGCCCGACGTTGAAACTTTCGTCCACGTCACAGCCGGCTCATTTCCGACAGGCGAGGTGCAGGATCTGCCCGTGGGGCCCAGTGTCGAGGAGCGTATAGAGAGCCGGTATCATGCGTCGGTCGAAGTCATCGCCGCGGACGGCACGGTGGTGCGCTCGGCGCTCGATACGGTGAACAGATACACCTTCACAGCATTGGCAGCAGCGGAAGCGGCCCGGCGTGTACTTGAAGGTGAGGTTCGGGTCGGCTTCCAGACACCCAGCGGGCTGTTCGGTCATGGCTTTGCCGTGACCATCGCCGATACGCGGATCGTGGATGTCGAATAGCGGCGTCAACCGGCATGGCGGAGCAAACCTTGTCTTTAAGGCCGCCCCGTCGCATTTGTATCATCATCTCCGATGTTATTCCGTCTGACAGACGGCCTCGATATTGTTGCCATCAGGGTCCAGCACATAAGCTGCGTAATATCGTGCGTGGTAGCGTTCGCGAATGCCCGGCCCGCCATTCTCTGTACCGCCATTGGCGAGCGCCGCGACATGAAATGCCCGCACCCCATCATGGGTGTCTGCGGTCAGGGCGACATGGATCGGGCACCTCGCTTCCTTCTGCTCATGAACCCAAAGGCTGGGGTAGCCATTCCTGCCAAACCCGTGTCTTGCGCCGCCATGTGCGGTGCGCGTCGGCTCAATGCTGCGGACCAGCGAAAGACCTAGTGGCTTCAGAACAGCTTCATAGAAGTGCCGCGACCGCTCTGCGTCAGCGACGGGGAACTCCACGTGGTTGATGATGTTCTTGGACATGGTCGGCACCCCTTTCAGGTCTGTGAAGCGCCACCATCGGCGAACATCTCGATACCGTTGACGTAGCTGGCGGCATCGCTGGCAAGGAAGGCGGCCACTTCCGCGATTTCCTCGGGCTCCCCAATGCGGCCTATCGGGCTCTTTTCTGTGAGAAAGGCAAGAGCCTCTGCCGCGTGCTCGCCAAAGGCATTACGCAACGACTGCGTATTCGTCGGGCCTGGGCTGACGATGTTGATACGGATGCCAGTGCCCTTGAGGTCACTGACCCAGCTTCTCATCAGGTTGCGTACGGCCGCCTTGGTGGCGCCATAGATGCTCATGGTAGGGCCGGGGTCGATCGAGGATGTCGAACCGACGATGACGATGGAAGCTCCCGCCTTCATCAGCGGCAGTGCGCCCTGCACGGTGAAGACGATCCCTTTCACGTTTGTGTTGAACTGCCGATCGTAGTCTGCCTCGGTGATCTTTCCGAGTGGGGCGTGCAGTCCAAGTCCGGCATTGGCGACGAGGGTATGGATCTGACCGAAGCTGTTGCCAATCTCGGCGTACAATGCCTCCAGGCTGGCGGGGCTGGAAACATCGGCGGTGAGGCCTGCCGCATCACCGTCCAGTTCCTGTACGGCGCGATCAAGTGCATCCTTTTGGCGCCCCGTGATGATGACGCGCATGCCCTGCGTCGCCAGCCTGCGGGCAATGGCAAAGCCAATTCCACTGCTTCCGCCTGTTACGACGGCAATCTTTCTGTCTGTTCTGCTCACGGGGTTATTCCTTGTATGTATCCCCTATAATAGTGACCACTACAAGCAAAGATCAAGGGGCCTTGAGCAATACTGTAGCGATTGCTATTGAGGCGTCAGATAAGAGGAAACAATGCCGGACACTAGGAGGCAGCGCCGTCCCAGGCGGGAGTTTGATCGCGACGCGGGCGTTGCGAAAGCCCAGGCATTGTTTCACGCCCGGGGCTACGATGGCGTCGGCGTCGCAGCCCTGACCGAGGCCCTGGATATCAACCCACCCAGTCTCTACACCGCTTATGGCAGTAAGCTGGGGCTCTTCGAGCGCGCCATGGAGCGCTACGTCAGCGAACAGGCTCTCCCGCTCGGGGATGTCTTTCGTGAAGGCAGACCGCTGGGCGAGGCCATCGCGCAACTCTTCGCCGCAGCCGCAGATCAGTACAGTCGGAATTCGGCCTGTCCAGGCTGCTTGGTCACAGAAGGCGCGCGGGCAGCAGACCCGGATGCGCGGGCGGCCGCCCTGAAGGTTGCGCAGCAGATGACACAGGCTATCAATGCCGCGATCGCACTACGCTCCCCAGATATGGCGGACAGGCTGACCGATTTTGTTGTGACCACCTTGCGCGGTTTTTCGGCCGCGGCTTATGCGGGCCTTGCACCCGAGAGGCTGAAGCGCGTCGCAGAGCTCTCGGGTGAGCTGCTAATCAAAGAATTGGACAGAGCTTGACTGGAAGGTTGGGCAACCGCGCGCGCCGCTTCATGAGGCTTCGTCGCGGCAGCAGGCAGGCCATGGCGCCTATCGGTGCCTCACTCTCTTGACCTTGGCACTCCGGTATTCGGCGGTGGCATGTGTCAGGCTCGCACGCGTTTCCAGCAAGAACACCGTCACGGCTTTCTGCATAGGCAGCAGGCCTTTTCCCAAAAGCATCGTGACATAGAAACCGTGCCGCCACCGAACATGCCTAAGCACTCCACCTACTCCAGGATCATGGGACCGGGTCGAAACGCGTCGGCGTAGCAATGACGCTGCTGCACTGAGTAGGATAACCACGTGGTTCGCGCAGCGGCAGCTTATGCTGCTCGTTATCGTTCACCGCTCCGGTGACGACGCGCTTCGGCGTGCCAGCATGGGAGTCCACCGCGTGGATGGTGCGTTTGAATGTCATGTTCTCGCCTTTCGCGCTGCCATCCCGCAGGATCACTCGGCCCGGGTGACCTTTTCGGCAATGTAGCTGGCTGTCATCAGGTCCAGATGTGCCCCGCCGCCGTTCTTGAAGAGGGTGATCTCATCCACTGACTGACGCCCTTTTGCGCTGCCGGAGACGAGATCGTAAAAATCGCCCCGCACGGCCTCTTCGGTGATGACGCCATTCGCGATCAGGATCATCAGCTCGCCGATGTGGTGGATTGTGGTGTCGCGACTGTCGACAAACAGCGACGCCGATGAGATCAGCGCATCGTCCGCTTCGCGCATGTCGGCCTTGAAGGCACCGATCAGGTCCACATGGGTGCCGGGGGTGATCCATTCGGCATTAAGAACGGGCTCACGCGCCATGGTCGCGGCCGAGATTATGTCGGCCTTTGCTGCCGCAGTGGGCAGATCGGCCACCGCCGAGATCTCGATGCCGGGCAAAGTGACCGCGTTGGTCAAGGCTTCTGCCTGTTCGGTGCGGCGGGCCCAGATGTTGATGGTCCTGATCGACGGGAAGACGGCCGTGTAGGCATCGATCAGGCTGCGGGCAACGGTTCCGGCTCCGACGATCAACAGCGTCTCGCAGTCCGGCCGCGCCAGATAGGTCGCGCCCAGCACGGAGTCCACGGCGGTCTTGAGTTCGGTCACGATCCTACTGTCAATGATCGCGGCAAGTTGCCCGTGCTCAGGTTCGAACATGAACATCGCGCCCTGGATCGTGGGCAGGCCGGCGGCCGGGTTGGCGCCGAAAACCGTCACCGATTTCACGCCGAAGCCGAGCCCCTCGATGAAGGCCCCCCGGCTAAGCAACGACCCCTCGGACGGGCCGAGGAAGATGTCACCGACTTGCGCTTTCGGAAGGGCGTGACCCTCGCGCAGCGCAGCGACCGCCTCGGGCCATGTGACCAGCGGTGCGGCGTCTTCGTATTTGATCGTGCGGGGGGTGATCATGGATCTTCTCCTGAGAATTGGTCTGTTTTTGCGATGTCAGATCGGGTCCAGCCATGAGGCAGTGGACGAAACTTCTTGAAGCTCGGTCGCGCCGTTTGTCAGGGCCTGCGCAATCAGGGCACCGCAGCCAGCGGCCATGGTCCACCCCAGTTGGCCGTGGCCTGCGTTGATCCAGAGGTTGTCACATTTGCGCACACGGCCAAGGTAGGGCGGACCGGCGGGGGTGCTGGGGCGCTGGCCGGTCCAGAATTGGGCGCTGTCAGGGTCGACCGCTTTGCCGAACAGCCGCGCAACGTAGTCGCGCAAGGCGTCAAGCCGAGCCTCGGGCAGGGACAGATCATGGCTACCCGCGAACTCCGCAAACGCCGTGACACGGAGCCGACCGTCGTACCTTGCTACGGCCAGCAGCTCGGTTTCATCGACGAAGGGCAAGCGCGGGATGCGCGACGGGTCGAGGATGGTCCAGGTTCCGGAATATCCTTTGACCGGATAGATATGCGGCGCAAAGCCAAGGGCGCGCGTGAGATTGGACGTTTCCACGCCGGTGGCCAGAACGACAGCATCCGCCTTGACCTCGCCCTGATCGGTTTCGACACCGGTGATCGTGCCGCCATGCCGGGTAAAGCCTGTCACCCGGGTGTCAAACCGAAACGTCACGGCATGGTCGCGCGCCAGCACCTCGGCGGCCTGGCACGTAAACTGGTGACAATCGCCAACCGAGTCGATCGGGCTGTAAATACCCCCGGCAAGTTTGTCCGCAGCGAGGGCCAAGGCCGGTTCGCGTTCGATCAAGGACGCGCGATCCAGCACCACCATCCCGCCGTGTAGGTCAGCGTTGCCGCCTCGAACAGACGCCGCGTGTTCGCGGAACTGGTCCTCGTTCTGAAACAGGTAGAGCCCGCCTTCATGACGCACCAGATCATCCAACCCAAGCCGAATTGCCAAATCTCGGGTCACCTCGCGGCTCATCCGGCTGAGCCGTTGCAGCTTGTACGTGTTGCGGGCATGAGCCGAGGCGGTGCAGTGACACAGGAAGCGTGCGCCCCACGACCACAACGCAGGGTCCGCATATTTGGTCACCCGCACGCCAGGTTCGCGATGGGCTATGGCGCGCAGCATTGACCCGATAGCCGACGGCCCAGCCCATGCCGAAGCATGTCCTACGGCGAGAATACCCGCATTCGCACGGCTGCAGACCTCGGCCGGGCCGGTGGAGGCATCAACGACCGTCACGCGATGCCCCTGCAACGCAAGCGCCGCAGCACTGGCGACGCCGACGACACCGGCGCCGACGATGACCACATTCCGCCCTTTCATCTTTGGCCGCCCGGAGCGTAGATCCACAGGACGGACGCCGCGCCATGTGGCGCCACGACGGCATGTGGCGTCGTGCTATCAAAGGCTATCGATTCGCCCTCCTCCAGCAGATGTGGGCGACGGGAACCAAGGTGAACGGCAATGCAGCCGCTTTGTACGACGATCTGTTCGAATCCTCGATGGCTGTGCATCTCGCCGAACGAGGCGAGCGATTGGCACAATATCCGGGTGCGCAGTGTCACGAAGGGAGCGGCCCCGTCAGTATGTCCCAACACCTCGTAGTGATACTGAGCGGTCTGCAAAGTCCGCACAACGCCCGTCAGCAAACCACCCTGTGCCACATCGCGCCCACTCATCAGACCGGTGATCGTCAGGCCAAGCGCATCGCAAATTCGGACGACAACTTCGAAAGTAGGGGACATGCGCCCATTCTCGATCCTCGACAGGGAAGCCGCCGACACAGCGGCCGCGTCGGACAGGCTAGTCAACGACATGGCCTGCGTCTTTCGAGTTCGGCGTAGCACTGCGCCAAGCGGTTCGGGCTGTGACGCAGGACGGTCAAGTTTCGGGATCAGCAGATCGGCATCCATGTCTCTCTACCTTCCGGGCCTTGGGTCAAGGGAATAAAAATTTGCATATATGCAAAAATTCTAAAGGGAAAGCCATATTCCGGAGTCAGGCCACCGCGATACTATGTGCCTTGCGATATTCCGATGGAGTGAAGCCACGCTCGGATTTCGCTTGCTTTTCGGCTCTGCGCCAGCCCGCCAGCAAGCCTGATCGGCACGACCTTCAATGGACGTGTCGAGGAGGTAGCGAAAATTGGGGAGTACATTGGCGGGTGAGCGCGCGTGATCGGACAGAATACGATCTTCAAGGATGAATGCGATCAGCTGATCAATGGGTTTCAACTGACCTGAGCACGAGGTGTATGCCGCGTTTCTGGAAAGCGGGCGCACCGGAACCGGACTTTCCTTTTAGGGACGCTCTGCACACTCGGCAGGAAAGTGCGTGCTGAACAACCACTTAAAGGATGTGCTGTGGTATCGTGAAAACGGTAGATGGAAACCGTGCTGTGAGATCGCAGGTTTTGGGCAGTGCTGCACTCGAAATCATTGCACTTTGTCGAGATTAGCGGTCACGGCAAAGCGTTTCCGGGCACGCTGATCAACTCGGAGCCTAGTACGCAGGTCTTTGCGGCCCGCAAAGTTGAACCAGAGCTCCCAGCGCCGCCATTCTTGCGCTGGTCCTGCTCCACAAGATGCCCGTCTGCCGGACGTACTCCGAGGACAAAGGCCTTTTTGAAAGCTTCAGCCCCTCCGGCCAGGGCGGTGCCCATTCGGGCACGATCGAAATACCCAGTCCACGATCCACGAGGGCGGCTATAGCGTCCAAGGCGTCCAACTCCAGCCATTCCTGAACCCGCAGGTTCTGGCTGCGCAGAAACTGATCCACAATCTGGCCACCCCATTGGTTGCGATCATAGCGAATGAAGCGATAGCGGGAGAGCAGCACTGGAAGTTCCGCGCCAGGCATGTTGGCCGGGCCGATCAGGATCAGGGGCTCGTCGCGAATCATGGCCCAGTCCACGATCTTCGGGAGGGCAAAGGTGGGCTTGACGATCAGGGCAGCGTCAAGTTCGCCGCGCGTCACTTGGTGATAGAGCTCAAGGGAGGAACCCGGCTGAACGAAGTATTCGATGTTCGGCCATTGCGCGCTCAGATCCGCGATCAGGCCGGGAAGGATGCCGGTCATGGCGCTGGCGGTCGCGCCGAGACGAAGCTGGCCGGCGGGAACGCCCCGCGCAGCCACGGCCCTGAGATCCCTGGCACTCTGGACTAGGGTTTGGGCACTTTCGAGGATCGCAAGGCCCTCTTCCGTGGGCCGCACGGTTCGTCCGGCGCGGGCGACAAGCGGGTGGCCGAGGTCGGCTTCAAGAGCGAGCAGGCGCTGTGAGACCGCAGCAGGCGTGAGGTTCAGCCGCCGGGCGGCCTCGGCAATGGAGCCGCACTCTGCCACCATGATGAAACTCTGCAGGAAACGTGTGTCCATAAGATAGTTTTTCTATCATTTAAAGACAGAAACGCCAGTTTTACTTTTGTAACGGCGAGGCACTAGGCTCGGCGAGAACACTTCAAAGCCGATGAGGGCGAGAAATGAGCATCACCGCAAAATTCGAAAAGCTGGGCGTGGACGCAGCCCCGGGACAGGAAGTTCGCCTCGGTGCCGTTGCCGGCGCGCGGATGATCGGCGAGCCTCTGTCCGGCCACCCGGTGGATTTCTCCCACGGGGATGTCGATGCCCATAAACCTGCGCCAGGCGCTTTCGAGGCCTTCGAGGCGGGCGTTCAAGCGGGTGGGGCACAAGCCTATACCGAGTATCGTGGGGCGATGGCGATCCGCGAGACACTGGCCGAACAGCTGGCGGCCTTCACTGGCGCGCCGGTCGATGCGCGCGACAGGATGATCGTGACGCCGGGTACGCAGGGCGCGCTGTTCCTCGCCGTAGCCACCACGGTCGCACGCGGCGACAAAGTTGCAATCGTGCAGCCGGACTATTTTGCCAACCGCAAGCTGGTGGATTTCTTCGAGGGTGAGATGGTGCCAGTGCAGATGCACTACGCCGAAGCCAAGTCGGGCGCAGGGCTGGACTTAACGACTCTCGAAGAGGCGTTTCGGGCGGGGGCGAAGGTGTTTCTTTTTTCCAACCCGAACAACCCGGCGGGCGTGGTCTACTCAGCTGACGAGATCGGCCGCATCGCCGCGCTGGCGGGGCGCTACGGGGCGACGGTGATCGTGGACCAGCTCTATTCGCGCTTGCGTTATGCGGGGTATGACTACACCCACCTGCGGGCGCAGAAGATCGACGCAGACAACGTGGTGACGATTATGGGCCCGTCCAAGACTGAGTCGCTCAGCGGCTATCGGCTGGGCGTGGCCTTTGGCGCAGCGGCTGTGATCGAGCGGATGGAAAAGTTGCAGGCAATCGTGTCCTTGCGTGCGCCCGGCTACTGCCAGGCGGTGCTGAACACATGGTTTGCCGAGCCGGAGGGCTGGATGGCCGCGCGGATCGCGGCGCACCAGGCGATCCGGGATGACCTCGTGGCGCTGTTCCGCGACATCGACGGCTGCAGCGTGCGGGAGCCTGGGGCGGGAAGTTACCTGTTTCCGGAGTTGCCCGAGCTTTCAATTGCGCCGGGGGATTTCGTGACCGCCCTGCGGGAGCAGGCAGGGGTGACGGTCACGCCAGGGACCGAGTTCAGCCCGCACAGTGGCCGCAGCGTCAGGCTCAACTTCTCACAGGATCACGCGGCTTCGGTGGCGGCGGTAAAGCGGCTGGCAGTGCTGGTTGAGCGGTACCGGGTATGAGCGGCGGGCCCAGTCCGCAAGGCGATTACGTGGCCGCCAAACGCCACGGCGGACTGATCTACACCGCGGGGATGACGCCGCGCGAGAGCGGGCGGATGATGTTCGAGGGGCCGGTTCACTCGGGCGAGATTGAGGCGCATCGCGAGGCGGTACGACTGGCCTGCGCCAATGCGCTGCGAGCGGCGGAAGACCGCCTGGAGGTGGGCGAGGAGATCGCCGCCGTGCTGACGATGACGGTCTATGTCTGGGCCGAAGAGGGCTTTGGCGCGCACAGCAAGGTGGCCGATTTCGCTTCGGCCTACCTGCGGGAACAGCTCGGCGACCGGGGTATTTGCAGCCGCTGCGCCATCGGCGTGGCCGGTCTTCCGGGCAATGCACCGGTGGAGATCCAGTTGGTTGCGGCTCTCTGAAACACTCACCAAACGAACAACCAAGGAGGGGCACATGTCCGAGTTTGTGCTGACCGTAACCTGCGCGTCAAAACGTGGCATCGTTGCTGCGGTTTCGGGATATCTTTCCGATCATGGGTGCAACATTACCGACAGCTCGCAGTTCGACGACCGCGAAACCGGAAATTTCTTCATCAGGGTGCGGTTCAATTCCGAAACTGGTGCCCGTCTGGATGATCTCCGCAACGGTTTCACAGAGGTGGCCGCTGCTATTGGCATGACCTTCAACTTCAGTGAAGTGGCAGACAAGATGAAGGTGATCATCATGGTCTCCCGCTTCGGACATTGTTTGAACGATCTGCTCTATCGCTGGCGGATCGGGGCGCTGCCGGTGGAGATCGTTGCCGTCATCTCCAACCATCTGGATTATCAGAAGGTAGTGGTGAACCACGACATCCCGTTCCACCACATCAAGGTGACGAAAGAGAATAAGCCGCAGGCCGAGCAGCGGATCATGGACGTGGTGGAGGATACCGGCGCCGAGCTGGTGGTGCTGGCGCGCTACATGCAGGTTTTGAGCGACCAGATGTGCCAAAAGATGGCGGGGCGGATCATCAACATCCACCATTCCTTCCTGCCCAGCTTCAAGGGCGCGAACCCCTACAAGCAGGCTTTCGATCGCGGCGTGAAACTGATCGGCGCGACGGCGCATTTCGTGACCGCCGACCTCGACGAGGGGCCAATTATCGAGCAGGACACGGTGCGGGTGACCCATGCGCAGGAC carries:
- a CDS encoding TetR/AcrR family transcriptional regulator, which translates into the protein MINTQILGDESDKTTGWRGSREVWLAAAKQAFLETGLDAVKIQPLANQMSLSRTSFYWFFKDRKALLDALLEDWEAKNTGAFVGACEAYAETITEAILNLIVVFHDGDLFEPQLDFAVRGWARQSDAVMVRVNAADERRLAVIRAMFERFGYAPHEADVRARTVYLTQIGYISMQVNEEPAIRMARVPGYVQTFSGKAPTDSELARFHARLKFDPMELTDT
- a CDS encoding AraC family transcriptional regulator, whose protein sequence is METQLQELRYLAARAENRRTETGIPRVAMVQGAIPDHQLAAVYDPMVNLILNGSKTMTVGDQTLRYDPATYFVMSVDLPAIGSIHPSSTGKPYLAISLTLTPASVADLLADLPKPAGGALYDPGFSVAPVTPELLDTWLRMLRLMERPDEIAALAPAYEREILFRVLQGPMGWMLRDIATPDTALARIYVAIQWIRKNFAEPMRVETLAEMAALSVSAFHRHFKAVTALSPLQYQKHVRLLHARALLIAGEASTTSVAFGVGYESPSQFSREYARQFGLPPSRDAARLNRISQVPTHTASCHSL
- a CDS encoding SDR family NAD(P)-dependent oxidoreductase, with the protein product MSIVIITGGSRGLGASTAIQCANRGMGVILTYNNNSDAAQRVVATIEASGGKAVALKLDVADSASFADFRDAVSDRLAEKWKTERFDALVNNAGYGTYEPMETVTEEAFDGLFRVHLKGPFFLTQVLLPLMADGGHIVNLTSATSRVATGGVAPYAAFKGGLEVLTRYMAKEFGARGIRANSVAPGPIRTELGGGLNDAFETLLAGQTALGRVGEPDDVGCMVAGLLSDDNRWVNAQNIEIGGGYII
- a CDS encoding VOC family protein; amino-acid sequence: MLDHIFLTVSDTARSTSFYERVLPVLGITVRHDYDGSEGPAGHPDLKGFGAGGKVFFWLRQGSPAPGAVHVGFAATSEAMVRAAHAEALAAGAAEIHTPGPQLHYDPRYYAAQVRDPDGYSLEFVYKSWQHED
- a CDS encoding nuclear transport factor 2 family protein; this encodes MIAATNAFDVDTALALFAIDTMIDDPSTGHRFEGRAGVRDYVERFFVGYHTVTRILSLEEMGANRARLRVDFTGGFGHEIGHLDLTIDAAGLITRIDADLE
- a CDS encoding saccharopine dehydrogenase NADP-binding domain-containing protein, translated to MTNLMIYGAAGYTGAMVAEHAASSGHGLLLAGREKDRMRLQALAERYGADIRLFSLDDPDAVAAGLDGVSVVLNAAGPFGNTAKPLMSAAISAGVHYLDFSAELDTYREALALDNTAREADVMLLPGSGGSVAMLGSLAGHAVARVTAPQKISIALHVAGSMSRGSAISASQGIAPATLHLVQGEFVKRSPEDVREFDFGSGPLSSFPVTLPDLLTIHHATSVPDVETFVHVTAGSFPTGEVQDLPVGPSVEERIESRYHASVEVIAADGTVVRSALDTVNRYTFTALAAAEAARRVLEGEVRVGFQTPSGLFGHGFAVTIADTRIVDVE
- a CDS encoding VOC family protein, with protein sequence MSKNIINHVEFPVADAERSRHFYEAVLKPLGLSLVRSIEPTRTAHGGARHGFGRNGYPSLWVHEQKEARCPIHVALTADTHDGVRAFHVAALANGGTENGGPGIRERYHARYYAAYVLDPDGNNIEAVCQTE
- a CDS encoding SDR family NAD(P)-dependent oxidoreductase, with translation MSRTDRKIAVVTGGSSGIGFAIARRLATQGMRVIITGRQKDALDRAVQELDGDAAGLTADVSSPASLEALYAEIGNSFGQIHTLVANAGLGLHAPLGKITEADYDRQFNTNVKGIVFTVQGALPLMKAGASIVIVGSTSSIDPGPTMSIYGATKAAVRNLMRSWVSDLKGTGIRINIVSPGPTNTQSLRNAFGEHAAEALAFLTEKSPIGRIGEPEEIAEVAAFLASDAASYVNGIEMFADGGASQT
- a CDS encoding TetR/AcrR family transcriptional regulator, which produces MPDTRRQRRPRREFDRDAGVAKAQALFHARGYDGVGVAALTEALDINPPSLYTAYGSKLGLFERAMERYVSEQALPLGDVFREGRPLGEAIAQLFAAAADQYSRNSACPGCLVTEGARAADPDARAAALKVAQQMTQAINAAIALRSPDMADRLTDFVVTTLRGFSAAAYAGLAPERLKRVAELSGELLIKELDRA